DNA from Mesorhizobium loti R88b:
CCCGCCAGCAAGCGCCGCCGGGTGACGAAAAACGCACTCATGCTATTGTCGGAATCAGCCATGATCCGAGCTCCTAACAGCTGGGTTGTGGTGAGGCCGCGTCGAGTGTTCGCGCATTCGATGCGGCTGCTTTCTAAAAACGAAAGGATTATCAGTTTTTAGAAAGCCACTGTCAACGTTTTCCGAAAAGGCTTGCGATTTTCGGGAGTTATCACCAGTTTGCGGAATGGATTCTTCTCAATGTCGCGCCGCACGAGCGCTGTTGAAATGGACGCAAGAGGATCTCGCCGCCCGCTCCGGCGCGAGTGCTGTTACCATTCGCAATTTCGAGAACGACCGTTCTGTTCCTCAAACTGGAACGCGATACCTCCTCCAAAAAACGCTTGAGAATGCCGGCATCGAGTTCATCCCTGAAAATGGCGGTGGTGTCGGTGTGCGCTTGTCACGGCGTTCCGAAAGTACGTAGGAGCACGTTCTTGACCTGTGGACGTGATGCGAGTTCTTCAACTAGATCGCCTAACAGCGCACGTTTGCTATCCGAATGCAGCAAATCAACCAATTCGGCTGCGTCGCCGATTACGGCTTTGCGAACCGCGTTGCCAAAGCTCACGTCATAGAGCTTGGCGTTTTCCCGCTCTGCAAAAATGCGGTCCAATCGCTCATCATGGCGCGGCGCTTCTCAATCATGGTTTCACGCCGATATGCGGCCTCAACGTCGCTGTTGATGGCATGGGCGAGCGCAAATTCCCGCATGTCTCTTGGATAATCTGACAACTCCCCTGCCCAATCCGAAAACGTTGACCGCAGCCCATGGGGCACGGCTGGACGCTTCGAGTTCTTGTCGAGCCAGCCCGTGCGGCCCGCCTCGATCTCGTTTTCGTGCATCCGTCTCATGGTCGCACTCAACGTCATGTCGGAGAGCATGCCGCCGCGGATCGCCGGAAACACATATTTTGTGTCGGCGGTCGCAGCCTCTTTCATAGCAGTTAGGATTGTCATTGCCGCATCGGATAGCGCCACAACGTGCGGGCGCTTCATTTTCATTCGCGACGCCGGCACTGTCCACAATTTGTCGTTCCAATCGATTTCCGACCATTCCAAACCGCGCACTTCACCTGATCGCGCAGCGGTCAGTGTCGCGAATTCCAATGCCCGTGCACCCGTGCCTTCGCGTTTGCGCAATGCTGCGAACCACGTGGGCGCGTCTTTCAACTGAACGGCGGGCTGATTATCGACTGTCGCAACCTTGCTTGGCTTGGACAACATGGCATTGAGATTGCCCTTCCACTGTGCCGGATTGTCGCCCTCGCGGTGTCCGTGTGCCTTTGCCCAATCAAGCACGCGTTCGCAACGTTGCCGCAAACGCGTGGCCGTCTCCGTCTTGGTCGTCCAGATCGGCTTAAGGATTTCGACCATGTGATGTTTGGTGACTTCGGAAACGGCAAGATTGCCGATGACGGGCATTGCATAGTTGTCCAGCGTGGATTGCCATTGCTTCCGATGCTTTTCGTTCCTGAATTCCGCCAGCGTGTCGACAAGGAATTTGTCAACGGCATCGCGGAATGTGAGATGGCGCTTTGCGGCCTCGATCGCGGCTTTGCGACGCTCGCGCTTCTCTTGAAGCGGATTGATGCCGTTGCGGATTTTGTCTTTGGTCGCCCTCGCCCGCTCGCGGGCTTCGCCCAATGATACGTCATGCCCGCCAAGACCCATTTCGCAACGCCGGCCATTTACGTTTGTTGTGCGCAATAGCCATGACCGGCCGCTGCCCGGCGTGATTTGGAGCATGAGCCCGGCAACACCGCCGACAGCAAACACAGCGTTGCCCGGTGTGGTCGATCCGGGGTGTTTCAAGTTCTTGACGGCTAGTGCTGAAAGTTCCTTCGCGATCTTCGGCATTTCTCTATCCCATTATCTTACCCGCCAAAAATAATGGCATTGGATGATGCGGAGTGCAACGGCGCGAGACAGCCATTTAGATTAAAGCATTGATATTGCCTTATGATTTTCATTGATTGAGACGACATGAGACAGCAATATGGCTGTCGCTCTCTCCGCCAATTTTCATTAAAATCACTAGAACGGCGTGCCGCGGGATATCCGGCGCGCCGGCGTTTGCAATAGGCATGGCCAGTGAACAGGTGGGTCTCTTCCACGCGTCAGGAATTCTGAGTCTTCTTAAGCTCTTGAATTTCCTCAAGCAGGTTTTTGACCAGTAATCCATAAACCTGCGTCAATTCCGCTGGCGTTAGTTCGACCCTGATGTCGTACTGGCCGGAATATGTGGCCTGCAGGCTGGCGGTTCCGAACAGCGTCGTCGTACCATCGCGAATATCGGTGGCCACGATCAGATTCTGTATGGGCTGGTCCAGCAGAATGACGCCAGCTTCTCCGGGGTGGTTGTGAGTTGTGGTTCTGATCCTCATGTCGGCCTCCTGCTCGGATCTCCTCATTCCCAAAGATATAGCACGCGGAACAAACCTTCGGGTCACGGGGTTTCTCTCGTCGGAGGAGACGCTCATGCTTCGTTGGCTGGTCCGAATTGGTGCCTTGTTCGTCGCCTATAAATTTGGCGAAGAAGTTGGTCGCGCACAGGCTCGTGTCGATTTACGGGCACCGTTGGATTACGAGCGCTTGCCGGCGGATCGGCAACGGGATGATTTTGGCATCGAGCCGTTCTGATAATCTAAGCGCCGCTCTACTGGGCGGCGATGGCCTCCGGCATCGGCGTGCTGCTGATCCGCGTCAGCAGCCATGGTTGGTGGACCGGGCATCTGATGTAGTCCGACAGCGCATCATCTCGACAGGACTAAGAGCGTCCAAGGCAGACGTCTACCGGTAACTATCTCGGTCCTTGGCCTTCTCGGCCTGGCAATCAACCTTGCTCAGAGCCGCCTTACGGTAGGCGCCTTCAAACACGCGGATAGCCCTCTCGAATTTAGCTGGATTAGGTGCCAAGTGTTTATCGAGCCCGTGGTACAAAAGGATGGACACAGCCATCATGGCTTTTCCACTTTCGCTTGGGCTCAGCGCCGGGCACCTTTTCAATACACCATAGATCTTACCTAAAATTTCTGCAGCCCGATGCAATTTGCCATCTGCCATACGTGCCAAGTAATTGATGTTTTTCTCTTCCTGTCCGGCTGAAGCAGCCGAAATTGTGAAGCAGATGGCGGCGATGACGGTTACTACAATTCGATTCAAGCGTTTCTACCCCTCTTCTTATAGTCAAATTGCTGTTAGCAATCACCATTATCATAGATTAGCCTAATATTCAAAAGCCCGCCAACCGGCACGTGCACACTCGCAAAACCGCGCGGTTCAATTAGCATACGCTGAAACAGTTCCGGAACATTTCACCGAGAAACGCTGGCCTCGTGGAACCTCCTGGCCCGCCGCGCGTTTCACGGCGTCCCGTCCGTGGACCAGCCCGGATATCTCTCCTGGCGCTGCGATAATCAGGAGCCTGCTTCATGCACGACAAGCTGTTTCATTCACCGGTCGCACTCACCGTCGGCCTGGGCTTCAAGCGCGAGATTGCCTCGCTGGCCGAAATGCACGATTTCCTGACCAATTGGACGACCGCGCGGCGTGGTCCGCTCTACCGCAACGCGGTGAAGGCATGCGATCTCGCTATTCCGGGCTACGTCACGACAGAGCAAGCGCGCCAGGCGCTGGTCGAATTCGCGCAGGCTTCGGGCATCTTGTGGCCGGACCTCGAGCCGGCCGTGGGCGTCCACGCCGTTGCCCGTGGCTACGGCGGCTACGCCGCCTGAGAATTGATGCCTCCTCACCCCATCGTGATGACCAGCTCTACAGCGGCCACCACAGAAAGCCCGGCTCTCCCGAGCCGGGCTTTCATCTTAAGCCACCTGCAAAAAATGCCCGGCGTTTCGGCCAAGGCGGATGACGTGATCAGTTGATCATCTGCTTTGCGGGCTGGCTCGAGCTGTCGAACGCTGGTTCCCGCGCAGCTTGCTGGAGTTCGCCGGGGCTTCATCGTTCGGTTGCGCGGCGAGGCGCAGTGCTCTCAGCTTCGCTGTCTTTTCTTCGCGGGCCTTGCGCTCGGCATCAATCACGATCTGCGATTCACGCTTGGCGCGTTCGTCCCGGTGCGTATCGACTTTCGCGCGGGTCATGGGCTTCACTCCATCTTTTGTCGCGCCGGTTTCACCAGCGCCCGCTTTGGCCTTCCTACCGCCGCGCAGGATGCAGCGCGGGAGCAAGGCCTGCTATTACAAATGATGGTTCGGAAATCTTATCCGCGATGCCCCGTAGTGGATCGTCAGTCGCACCACCCCGAAGACACGACGAGCGAGGCCTCAAAGATCTGGCGCCCGTCCTCGTCGCGTACCTTGACGGTGATCGCGGTGTGGTCGTTTTCGATGATCTCGTCGCGGACGATGTCGGGCAGGATGCGGATCGCTTCGCGCCGCATGCGTTCGCGCGTTTCGAAGACCTGGCCGTCATCATCGACCGTCAGACCGTCGCCATTGTAGAGGTCAAGAAAATATCGAGGCATGGTGGGCTGGACCTCAAACTGATGAAATGGCGAGATATTCAACCGACAATTCGCGGGCCGGGCAGTTGTTCCACCAACGGTGGCATTTGCCGTGGAACAAGCGGGTCCAACAAATGTTAATGCCCATGAGCAGCCAAGGGCCTAGTTCATGCAAAGCCGCCTTGCTTCCGACAGAAACACTTGGGGGTCGGCCCCTGAAGCCCTTTCGCCGGAGGTTGCCGTGCTTGAATCGCTTTATCTGAACTTGGGTCAGCACGACGCGCTGTCCGACGCCGAGAAAGCGCTGCTGGCCGGCGCCATGACCTTCGAGCGGCATTTCGCCACCGGCCAGGACATCGTTGCATCGGGATCGCGGCCGACCTACTCGACATTGATTCTCGACGGACTGGCGGCGCGCTACAAGGTGCTGGAGAATGGCGGCCGGCAGTTCACTTCACTGCAGGTGCCCGGCGACTTCGTCGATCTCCACGCCTTCCTGCTGAAGACCATGGATCACGGCATTGTCGCTTTGTCGCCCTGTCATGTCATGTTCGCCGATCACGGCCGGCTTCGCGCCATCACCGAGCAGGCGCCGCATCTGACCCGGCTGCTGTGGCTGGACACGCTGGTCGATGGCGCCATCCACCGCGAATGGATCGTCGCCATGGGGCGGCGCTCCAAGACCTCGCATCTGGCCCATCTCGTCTGTGAGCTTTTCGTGCGCTTGCAGGTGGTGCAGCGGACCAACGCCATGAGCTTCCATCTGCCGCTCTCGCAAGCCGAAATGGCCGACGTCCTCGGCCTGTCGGTGGTGCACATGAACCGTGTCATCGGCGCCTTGCGCAAGGTCGGCGTCGTCAGCTGGGCAAACCACACGGTGACAATTCTCGACTGGCACAAGCTCCAAGAGATAGCAGAGTTCGACCCAACCTATCTCAGCATGATGCGGGAGCCACGTTAGGTATTCCTGACGCGGCCCCCTGATCCCGTGCGTGAAGACTTACGCCGCTTCGGCCGCGACGTTGACAGCCGACTCCGCGATCGTGGTCAGCGCCTGGTCCGTAGCTTTCTCTTCCTTCAGCGTGGCTTCGAGAAGTGCCACAGCCTCATTCAGGCCGAGTTCGCCGGCCCATGTCCTGAGCGTGCCGTACCGCGAGATTTCATAGTGTTCGACGGCTTGCGCGGCGGCGAGCAGGCCTGCATCGAGCGCGGGCGAACCCTTGTACTCTTCCATGATCTCGGCACCTTCCTCGGTGATGCCCATGATGGCCGCACAGGTCTTGCCCACCGGCTTCTTGCCGATGACGCCAAAAACCTTCTCCAGTCTCGCGACATGGCCTTCGGTTTCGGTGCGGTGCTTTTCGAAAGCGGCCTTCAGCTCGGCGCTTTGCGCGGCCTTGGCCATTTTCGGCAGCGTCGCCAATATCTTCTTTTCGGCGAAATAGATGTCCTTCAGCGTGTCGTGAAACAGGTCGTCGAGCATTTTCTGTTTTGCCATCGTCATCTCCTTTAGGTGGTCCCTCAGGTCGACAATCTCGCATGGAAAGATTTGTTCCGGTGGCTCGGCCAATGAGCGACCACCGAGGAGCCGTCCGGCAAAATCTTTATAAAATTCCTATTTCTTTCCACCCCGCGCCGTCTCGAACCTTTATGGCGATCGGGTCCATATTCTCCAGGGAACAGGCAGCTCGGTTACGATGATCTATCGTGACGGAGTGGTTCCATATGGATTTCGGCCTGCTAACTGCAGGCTTGCAATGCAAAGCGCAAATAAAACGAAGATAAGGAACATGTACGATGGATATCGTCGTTCTCGGGTTAGAGATTTTTTTTTTCGTCCTCTCTATCGCCTACATCAAAGTCTGCGACATTCTTTAAGCCGGAGGATCGCAAAATGCTTCTCGACTATATCCTCGGCGGCGGCGTGACTCTGTTCCTGCTCGCCTACCTGACATACGCCCTCGTTCGCCCAGAACGCTTCTGACGGCAACAGCAAGGCACGGAAAGCTACAGCCATGACTCTCTACGGATGGATACAGATCCTCGCCTACTGCGTGGTCGTCGTTCTGCTGGTGAAGCCGCTCGGCGGCTATATGTACCGCGTTTTCAACGGCGATCGCACATTTCTCTCGCCAATCCTTGGGCCCGTCGAACGGGCCCTTTATCGCATTTCGGGAACCAGCGAGCGCGAGGAACAGCACTGGACCGCCTATGCGGCAGGCATCATGTTCTTCAGCCTGGCCAGCTTCCTGGCGCTCTATACCTTGCAGCGCCTGCAGGGCGTCCTGCC
Protein-coding regions in this window:
- a CDS encoding helix-turn-helix domain-containing protein, which gives rise to MKWTQEDLAARSGASAVTIRNFENDRSVPQTGTRYLLQKTLENAGIEFIPENGGGVGVRLSRRSEST
- a CDS encoding tyrosine-type recombinase/integrase, with product MPKIAKELSALAVKNLKHPGSTTPGNAVFAVGGVAGLMLQITPGSGRSWLLRTTNVNGRRCEMGLGGHDVSLGEARERARATKDKIRNGINPLQEKRERRKAAIEAAKRHLTFRDAVDKFLVDTLAEFRNEKHRKQWQSTLDNYAMPVIGNLAVSEVTKHHMVEILKPIWTTKTETATRLRQRCERVLDWAKAHGHREGDNPAQWKGNLNAMLSKPSKVATVDNQPAVQLKDAPTWFAALRKREGTGARALEFATLTAARSGEVRGLEWSEIDWNDKLWTVPASRMKMKRPHVVALSDAAMTILTAMKEAATADTKYVFPAIRGGMLSDMTLSATMRRMHENEIEAGRTGWLDKNSKRPAVPHGLRSTFSDWAGELSDYPRDMREFALAHAINSDVEAAYRRETMIEKRRAMMSDWTAFLQSGKTPSSMT
- a CDS encoding DUF982 domain-containing protein — translated: MHDKLFHSPVALTVGLGFKREIASLAEMHDFLTNWTTARRGPLYRNAVKACDLAIPGYVTTEQARQALVEFAQASGILWPDLEPAVGVHAVARGYGGYAA
- a CDS encoding DUF6894 family protein gives rise to the protein MPRYFLDLYNGDGLTVDDDGQVFETRERMRREAIRILPDIVRDEIIENDHTAITVKVRDEDGRQIFEASLVVSSGWCD
- a CDS encoding Crp/Fnr family transcriptional regulator, translated to MLESLYLNLGQHDALSDAEKALLAGAMTFERHFATGQDIVASGSRPTYSTLILDGLAARYKVLENGGRQFTSLQVPGDFVDLHAFLLKTMDHGIVALSPCHVMFADHGRLRAITEQAPHLTRLLWLDTLVDGAIHREWIVAMGRRSKTSHLAHLVCELFVRLQVVQRTNAMSFHLPLSQAEMADVLGLSVVHMNRVIGALRKVGVVSWANHTVTILDWHKLQEIAEFDPTYLSMMREPR
- a CDS encoding ferritin-like domain-containing protein, with the translated sequence MAKQKMLDDLFHDTLKDIYFAEKKILATLPKMAKAAQSAELKAAFEKHRTETEGHVARLEKVFGVIGKKPVGKTCAAIMGITEEGAEIMEEYKGSPALDAGLLAAAQAVEHYEISRYGTLRTWAGELGLNEAVALLEATLKEEKATDQALTTIAESAVNVAAEAA
- the kdpF gene encoding K(+)-transporting ATPase subunit F; this encodes MLLDYILGGGVTLFLLAYLTYALVRPERF